In Selenomonas sp. TAMA-11512, a genomic segment contains:
- the polA gene encoding DNA polymerase I → MKKRFLVIDGSSLMYRAFFALPLLSTSTGIFTNAVFGFSKMLGKLLEEYKPDFMAVALDKGRKTFRNAMYEAYKGTRKPTPAELSSQFALLQDYLQVAGIQVLEEENYEADDILGSLAKRAAAEGMEAYIVTGDRDALQLIGDNVSVLFTKKGISNIVCYDEAVFEAEYGLKPMQLIDVKGLMGDTSDNIPGVPGIGQKTAIKLLQDYVSVEGVYAHLEEISGKKLKENLTENKDKALLSKSLATIRADMALSVAPADCRITPQKSELLAFYHTMEMKVPVDPFFPYIEETSGEMAAENHGTATSFMGPKSIQTGGVKEALFQSVKKTGSVVFCAAFKGQVPEISIEKLCVASDEIAAIAEAEDIKELHPLIEDEEITKIVFDLKTLLHAGISIHKNVFSIDLAAYLLEPSAASYTAEELAATYLNGRAFDVNSQLQATALAETASIGLALYPILKEKLEVQGLEEIYRMIELPLVPVLAEMEENGIYLDPVALKAETAAVNQEVITIQKRIYDVAGEGFNPNSPKQMREFLFDRLGIIPPPGTPKTKSGYSTNAEVLESIRNAHPIIDEILSYRFWTKLKSTYLDSMPALISPSTHRIHTRLNQTVTATGRLSSSEPNLQNIPVRTEAGRKIRSLFKPGEGYDCLLSADYSQIELRILAHLSEDENFLYAFTHEEDIHARTAAEVFGVPMEEVTGELRRRAKAVNFGIIYGISDFGLSRDLQIPRSDAARYIESYFAKCKGVKNFIDRIVEEAHQKGYVTTLFGRRRDLPSIHSKNFNQRSLAERMAMNTPIQGAAADIIKLAMIKVSAEMKKHAFKSRILLQVHDELVIEAIDSEVEAVTEVVRKAMETVAELRVPLKVDVHIGKDWAEAK, encoded by the coding sequence TTGAAAAAGAGATTTTTAGTTATTGATGGAAGCAGCCTGATGTATCGGGCGTTCTTCGCCTTGCCGCTCTTGTCAACTTCGACGGGGATTTTTACCAATGCCGTGTTTGGATTCAGTAAGATGCTCGGCAAGCTGTTAGAGGAATATAAGCCTGATTTTATGGCTGTTGCTTTGGATAAAGGCAGAAAGACTTTCCGAAATGCTATGTATGAGGCGTATAAGGGAACGAGAAAGCCTACGCCTGCCGAGCTTTCTTCTCAGTTTGCACTCCTGCAGGACTACCTGCAGGTCGCGGGCATTCAGGTGCTGGAAGAGGAGAACTATGAAGCGGATGATATCCTTGGGTCGCTTGCTAAGCGCGCAGCGGCCGAGGGGATGGAGGCCTATATCGTCACGGGAGACCGCGATGCACTTCAGCTTATCGGAGATAATGTATCGGTGCTGTTCACGAAAAAGGGAATTTCGAATATCGTCTGCTATGATGAGGCTGTATTTGAGGCGGAATATGGCCTAAAGCCCATGCAACTCATTGATGTTAAGGGATTGATGGGAGATACCTCGGATAATATTCCCGGTGTTCCGGGCATTGGTCAGAAGACAGCAATCAAGCTGCTGCAAGACTATGTATCTGTCGAGGGGGTATACGCGCACTTAGAGGAAATTTCCGGCAAGAAGCTGAAGGAAAACCTGACAGAGAACAAGGATAAGGCGCTGCTGTCAAAGAGCTTGGCGACGATTCGAGCCGATATGGCTCTCTCCGTAGCTCCGGCAGATTGCCGCATTACGCCCCAAAAATCGGAATTGCTGGCGTTTTATCATACAATGGAAATGAAGGTTCCCGTGGATCCCTTCTTTCCGTATATAGAAGAAACGAGCGGAGAAATGGCAGCGGAGAATCATGGTACTGCGACGTCTTTCATGGGACCGAAATCGATTCAAACAGGCGGGGTTAAGGAAGCGCTTTTCCAATCCGTGAAAAAGACCGGAAGCGTTGTTTTCTGTGCCGCTTTTAAGGGACAGGTCCCAGAGATTTCCATCGAGAAGCTTTGCGTCGCTTCGGATGAAATTGCCGCCATTGCAGAGGCAGAGGATATCAAGGAGCTACATCCTCTCATAGAGGATGAAGAGATTACAAAGATTGTCTTTGATTTAAAGACGCTTCTGCACGCCGGCATAAGCATCCATAAGAATGTCTTTTCAATTGATTTGGCAGCCTATCTCTTAGAGCCGAGCGCTGCGTCGTACACGGCAGAGGAGCTCGCCGCGACATATCTCAATGGACGCGCATTCGATGTGAATTCGCAATTGCAGGCGACTGCCTTAGCGGAGACGGCATCTATCGGGCTGGCACTCTATCCCATCCTGAAAGAGAAGCTGGAAGTGCAGGGCTTGGAAGAAATCTACAGAATGATTGAGCTGCCTCTGGTTCCCGTGCTTGCGGAGATGGAAGAGAACGGCATATATCTCGATCCGGTCGCATTGAAGGCAGAGACCGCGGCGGTAAATCAAGAGGTCATCACCATACAGAAACGTATCTATGACGTGGCAGGAGAGGGATTCAATCCGAATTCGCCAAAGCAGATGCGGGAGTTCCTCTTTGATCGACTGGGGATTATACCGCCGCCCGGGACGCCGAAGACGAAGAGCGGCTACTCGACGAACGCAGAAGTGCTGGAGAGTATACGCAATGCGCATCCCATCATTGACGAGATTCTATCCTATCGCTTTTGGACGAAGCTCAAGTCAACGTATTTGGACAGTATGCCGGCTTTGATTTCGCCGTCCACGCATCGCATACACACACGACTGAATCAGACGGTAACGGCGACGGGGAGACTGTCCAGCTCAGAGCCGAACTTACAAAATATTCCTGTCCGAACCGAAGCCGGGCGCAAGATTCGCTCTCTTTTCAAGCCCGGAGAGGGATATGACTGCTTATTGTCTGCAGACTATTCACAGATTGAGCTGCGCATCCTGGCCCATCTGTCTGAGGATGAGAATTTCCTCTATGCTTTCACGCATGAGGAAGACATCCACGCGCGTACAGCGGCAGAGGTTTTTGGCGTTCCCATGGAAGAAGTCACGGGAGAGCTCAGACGACGCGCTAAGGCTGTCAATTTTGGGATTATCTACGGCATCAGCGATTTCGGACTATCGAGGGATTTGCAGATACCTCGTTCGGATGCTGCGAGATATATCGAGAGTTACTTTGCTAAGTGCAAAGGTGTTAAGAACTTCATTGATCGCATCGTGGAGGAGGCGCATCAAAAAGGCTATGTCACAACGCTCTTTGGCCGCCGCAGAGATCTCCCCTCTATCCACAGCAAGAATTTCAATCAGAGGTCGCTTGCTGAACGCATGGCGATGAATACGCCGATACAGGGAGCAGCCGCGGATATCATCAAATTGGCAATGATTAAGGTCTCTGCGGAGATGAAGAAGCATGCGTTCAAGAGCCGCATCCTTCTGCAAGTGCATGATGAGCTTGTCATTGAGGCAATCGACAGCGAAGTCGAAGCCGTCACAGAGGTCGTTCGGAAAGCCATGGAAACCGTTGCGGAGCTTCGGGTTCCACTGAAAGTGGATGTGCATATAGGGAAGGACTGGGCAGAGGCAAAATGA
- the recO gene encoding DNA repair protein RecO gives MAKVFVEALVLGAINWGEADKMVTLLTREQGKCKAAAFGARRPKSPLAASLQLFSYVEVELTEGARISTIRQCTIKEHFRRLSEDLETIAYGSFVAELATELSPEGEPQPEVFERLLLIFRAFEVRQPRITALAAACQLLELAGLGLRYEQCVHCGAPVNGDVFIEIEEGGLLCPSCRTEASMPFSSAARELLSDMLRLSWKRDASLQVKKDALLQAEEIVLLYLKSLFGRLLRSIEFIQQLV, from the coding sequence ATGGCAAAAGTTTTCGTTGAGGCATTGGTCCTCGGAGCCATTAACTGGGGTGAGGCCGACAAGATGGTCACCCTGTTGACTCGTGAGCAAGGGAAGTGCAAAGCCGCCGCCTTTGGCGCACGACGCCCGAAAAGCCCCCTGGCGGCTTCGCTGCAGCTCTTTTCTTATGTTGAGGTGGAGCTCACGGAGGGGGCTCGTATATCGACCATTCGCCAGTGCACGATCAAAGAGCATTTTCGCCGCTTAAGCGAAGACCTGGAGACGATTGCTTACGGGTCATTTGTGGCAGAGCTGGCGACGGAGCTCTCTCCCGAAGGGGAACCGCAGCCCGAGGTTTTTGAGCGGCTGCTGCTCATTTTTCGAGCCTTCGAGGTGAGACAGCCGAGGATTACCGCTCTTGCTGCGGCCTGTCAGTTGCTGGAGCTCGCCGGGCTCGGGTTGCGGTATGAGCAATGCGTGCATTGTGGTGCGCCTGTGAACGGCGATGTCTTTATCGAAATAGAGGAAGGCGGACTGCTCTGTCCTTCCTGCAGGACAGAAGCATCCATGCCGTTTTCATCTGCGGCACGAGAGCTCTTGTCCGATATGCTCCGGCTTTCCTGGAAGCGGGATGCCTCCTTACAGGTCAAGAAAGATGCGCTTCTGCAGGCGGAAGAAATCGTTTTGCTCTATTTGAAGTCCTTATTTGGAAGACTGTTAAGGTCAATCGAGTTTATTCAACAGTTAGTGTAA
- the era gene encoding GTPase Era, which yields MEEKKAAHKSGFIAVVGRPNVGKSTLINSLIGQKIAIMSDKPQTTRNRILCILTEPDAQVVFLDTPGIHKPIDKLGEYMVKAAEGTLKEVDAIFFVVDATEKMGAGERYIIERLRATKKPVILVVNKLDLIEKSAVLPILDSYMKQYPFHGAVPISAKEEVNLDALLGEVKQYLPEGPAYYPEDMVTDQPERLIVAELVREKVLHATRDEVPHVIAVETEEMTERSNGTMYIRMIIYVERESQKRIVIGNKGVLLKEISTLARKDIEALLGTKVYLDLWVKVKKDWRNQPGTLHNLGFH from the coding sequence ATGGAAGAGAAAAAGGCAGCACATAAATCCGGATTCATTGCCGTTGTGGGCAGACCGAATGTCGGAAAGTCCACGCTGATCAACAGCCTGATCGGACAGAAAATCGCCATCATGTCCGATAAGCCGCAGACGACGAGAAACCGGATTCTGTGCATTCTGACAGAGCCGGACGCACAGGTCGTATTCCTGGACACACCGGGTATCCATAAGCCGATTGACAAGCTCGGGGAATACATGGTAAAAGCGGCGGAGGGGACGCTGAAAGAAGTCGACGCGATCTTCTTCGTGGTCGACGCGACGGAAAAAATGGGAGCAGGCGAGCGATACATCATAGAGCGCCTGCGCGCGACGAAAAAACCGGTCATTCTTGTCGTCAATAAGCTGGATTTGATTGAAAAGAGCGCGGTGCTCCCTATTTTGGACAGCTATATGAAGCAGTATCCCTTTCACGGCGCGGTGCCGATCTCCGCAAAGGAAGAGGTCAACCTTGACGCGCTCCTGGGCGAGGTCAAGCAGTATCTGCCGGAAGGACCGGCATACTATCCGGAGGATATGGTGACCGATCAGCCGGAGCGGCTCATCGTCGCGGAGCTCGTGCGGGAAAAGGTGCTTCACGCGACGCGGGATGAGGTGCCTCATGTAATTGCCGTGGAGACGGAGGAAATGACCGAGCGCTCAAACGGAACCATGTATATCCGCATGATCATCTACGTTGAACGGGAATCGCAAAAGCGCATCGTCATCGGAAACAAAGGAGTGCTCCTAAAAGAGATCAGCACGCTGGCTCGCAAGGATATCGAGGCGCTTTTAGGAACAAAAGTGTACCTAGATCTGTGGGTTAAAGTTAAGAAGGATTGGCGTAATCAGCCCGGAACCCTCCATAACCTCGGGTTTCATTGA
- the nudC gene encoding NAD(+) diphosphatase, with protein MIQDISPRRFSVDYEPMREPTSSSIVFHFKDGKMLVREAADEDMGLPGYGDFGDDVPLIYLFSISEEPFFLIDTFEVEIPSGFTYQAIRSVRNAGKGPQYQMFAAFTAWHLYGWYNTNRFCGHCGGKTDLATEERAVHCADCGNTIYPRINPAVIVAVRNEERILLTKYHRMRDLPYYALVAGFCEIGETLEETVAREVMEETGLRVKNITYYKSQPWGIASDLLAGFFCDVDGDSHIRMDESELCRAEWVAREDVPLQPDDFALTNEMMKVFREGKDRL; from the coding sequence TTGATTCAGGACATATCGCCAAGACGGTTCTCCGTCGATTATGAGCCGATGCGTGAGCCGACGAGCTCAAGTATTGTTTTTCACTTTAAAGACGGAAAGATGCTTGTCCGCGAGGCGGCAGACGAAGATATGGGTCTGCCCGGATACGGTGATTTTGGTGATGATGTCCCGCTCATATATCTCTTTTCCATCAGCGAAGAGCCTTTCTTTTTGATTGACACGTTCGAGGTGGAAATTCCTTCGGGGTTTACATACCAAGCCATCCGAAGCGTCCGAAATGCAGGGAAAGGTCCGCAATACCAGATGTTTGCGGCTTTTACCGCGTGGCACCTCTACGGCTGGTATAATACAAACCGCTTCTGCGGACACTGCGGAGGCAAGACCGATCTCGCCACGGAGGAACGCGCTGTACACTGTGCAGACTGCGGAAATACGATTTATCCTCGAATCAATCCTGCCGTCATTGTTGCCGTGCGTAATGAAGAGCGTATTTTACTGACCAAATATCACCGCATGCGCGATCTTCCGTACTATGCGCTTGTCGCCGGATTTTGCGAAATCGGAGAGACGCTTGAGGAGACCGTGGCTCGTGAAGTGATGGAAGAGACAGGGCTTCGAGTCAAGAACATCACATATTACAAGTCGCAGCCTTGGGGGATCGCCTCTGACCTTCTGGCAGGGTTCTTCTGTGACGTGGATGGAGATTCACATATTCGTATGGATGAAAGTGAACTCTGTCGCGCGGAGTGGGTGGCACGGGAGGATGTCCCTCTGCAGCCCGACGATTTTGCGCTGACAAATGAGATGATGAAGGTGTTTCGTGAAGGGAAAGATCGCCTGTAA
- the coaE gene encoding dephospho-CoA kinase (Dephospho-CoA kinase (CoaE) performs the final step in coenzyme A biosynthesis.) encodes MKSLRKDVYLIGITGGIAGGKSTVSARLRELGAAVLDTDAIAHELAEPGGALWHAYVTHFGEEILKSDKTLDRQAIGAKIFADAKERAWINATAHPLIQAELEKQIATAVKQGSQIIFLEVPLLFEAGWDRSVHAIWVVDIDEKTQLERLMKRDEIHRTAAEKKIQAQLSIKEKRKRADLIIDNSKDRKSVGIEIEKAYNSVLNSICIGSV; translated from the coding sequence GTGAAGTCTTTGCGAAAAGACGTCTATCTCATCGGTATTACAGGCGGTATTGCGGGCGGCAAGAGTACGGTCTCTGCTCGACTTCGTGAACTGGGTGCTGCAGTCTTGGATACCGATGCGATTGCTCACGAGCTGGCGGAACCGGGAGGCGCATTATGGCATGCCTATGTGACGCATTTTGGCGAGGAGATCCTAAAGAGCGACAAGACGCTGGATCGGCAAGCCATCGGAGCGAAGATTTTTGCGGATGCGAAAGAGAGAGCTTGGATCAATGCGACGGCACATCCCCTGATTCAGGCGGAGCTCGAGAAACAGATCGCGACGGCAGTAAAGCAAGGATCGCAGATTATATTTCTTGAGGTGCCGCTGCTCTTTGAGGCGGGCTGGGATAGAAGCGTGCATGCGATTTGGGTTGTGGATATTGATGAAAAGACACAGCTTGAGCGGCTGATGAAAAGGGATGAGATTCATCGAACTGCCGCCGAGAAAAAAATACAAGCACAGCTTTCTATAAAGGAGAAACGTAAAAGGGCGGACTTGATTATTGATAACAGCAAGGATAGGAAAAGCGTTGGAATAGAAATCGAAAAGGCCTATAATAGCGTGTTGAACAGCATTTGCATTGGGAGTGTATAA
- a CDS encoding PhoH family protein produces the protein MQSVWEEKIVFANPTEANALLGENDEYLKVLIEGFDCRFISRGDSLVIDGEEAEVKGAASVVSELQYLHRQGTAITMHEVRYSVSLVKDGRGESLHNLFAEAILVTSRGRRVRAKTIGQRIYLDTIRKNDVSFGIGPAGTGKTYLAVVMAVAALRNREVEKIILTRPAVEAGERLGFLPGDLQDKVDPYLRPLYDALHDIMGFDTYQKLLAKGVIEIAPLAYMRGRTLEDAFVILDEAQNTTSSQMKMFLTRLGFGSKMVVTGDVSQIDLPTGVSSGLREASRLLKHVKGVGVSYLHAQDVIRHDVVARIVEAYDKAAEERRQEREATEEIREHKTGEEANT, from the coding sequence TTGCAAAGCGTGTGGGAAGAAAAGATTGTATTTGCAAATCCTACGGAGGCAAATGCACTGCTCGGAGAAAATGATGAATATTTGAAGGTTCTTATAGAAGGATTTGACTGCCGCTTCATCAGTCGAGGCGATTCTCTGGTCATAGACGGGGAAGAAGCGGAGGTCAAGGGGGCGGCATCCGTCGTCAGCGAGCTCCAGTATCTCCATCGGCAGGGAACGGCGATCACCATGCATGAGGTGCGCTACAGCGTCAGCCTTGTCAAGGATGGGCGCGGCGAGAGTCTGCACAATCTCTTTGCGGAGGCAATCCTGGTCACGTCACGCGGACGCCGTGTGCGCGCCAAGACCATCGGACAGCGCATCTATCTTGATACGATTCGGAAGAATGATGTCAGCTTCGGTATCGGTCCCGCCGGTACAGGCAAGACATATCTTGCTGTCGTCATGGCGGTCGCGGCACTTCGCAATCGCGAAGTGGAGAAGATCATTCTGACAAGACCGGCGGTCGAGGCGGGGGAGCGACTGGGATTTCTCCCCGGGGACCTGCAGGATAAGGTAGATCCCTACCTGCGTCCGCTCTACGATGCGCTGCACGATATTATGGGCTTTGACACATATCAGAAGCTTCTCGCAAAAGGCGTGATAGAGATTGCGCCGCTTGCCTATATGCGCGGGCGAACGCTGGAGGATGCCTTTGTCATTTTAGACGAGGCGCAGAATACGACGAGCAGTCAGATGAAGATGTTTCTGACGCGTCTCGGGTTCGGCTCAAAGATGGTCGTGACGGGCGACGTTTCACAGATCGATCTGCCGACCGGGGTCTCATCCGGGCTTCGCGAGGCAAGCCGCCTTTTAAAGCATGTCAAGGGGGTCGGTGTCTCGTATCTTCACGCGCAGGACGTCATCCGTCATGATGTAGTCGCGCGGATTGTCGAGGCATATGACAAGGCGGCGGAAGAGCGGCGGCAGGAGAGGGAAGCGACAGAAGAAATACGGGAACACAAAACGGGAGAGGAAGCGAATACATGA
- a CDS encoding LysM peptidoglycan-binding domain-containing protein, translating to MQKKLIIVFMLAFFLGVLPLNLGNAYLRCSDFDTVTIARGDTVYSIAERYATDGDFHDLQEAIIEINGLDTKRLIVGQEIRIPVRRSEI from the coding sequence ATGCAAAAGAAATTGATCATTGTCTTCATGCTTGCCTTTTTTCTTGGCGTTCTTCCCCTCAATTTAGGCAATGCGTATTTAAGATGTTCGGACTTTGATACGGTGACGATTGCTCGTGGAGATACGGTTTATTCTATAGCTGAAAGATATGCGACAGACGGCGATTTTCATGATCTTCAGGAGGCAATCATTGAAATCAATGGATTGGATACGAAACGACTTATCGTAGGACAGGAAATTCGCATACCTGTCAGACGAAGTGAGATCTGA
- a CDS encoding lytic transglycosylase domain-containing protein produces the protein MAAFEDWRLYLLVGVLFFLAISLGVLIALQFTPIQKKYLYPYPYQEIIEENAKKNRLDRDLIAGVILNESRFEPKAVSHRGAMGLMQIMPDTATWIAHTREDTSFQIDQLYVPEKNIEYGSWYLAYLKKHFHGNEVLTLAAYNAGLGNVEEWMEEYHWNMDFSDIGAIPFDETRGYVDSVLKNRKKYKTLYPK, from the coding sequence ATGGCAGCTTTTGAGGACTGGAGGCTGTACCTCCTTGTCGGTGTGCTCTTTTTTTTGGCAATCTCACTGGGAGTCCTGATTGCCTTACAATTCACACCGATTCAAAAAAAGTATCTCTATCCGTACCCTTATCAGGAAATCATCGAGGAGAACGCAAAGAAAAATCGTCTGGATCGAGATTTGATTGCAGGTGTCATACTGAATGAGAGCCGATTTGAGCCGAAAGCTGTGTCGCACCGCGGTGCGATGGGGCTCATGCAGATTATGCCGGATACGGCAACGTGGATTGCTCATACGAGAGAAGATACCTCTTTTCAGATTGATCAGCTGTATGTGCCGGAAAAAAATATAGAATATGGCAGCTGGTATCTCGCCTATTTAAAGAAACACTTCCATGGCAATGAAGTGCTTACACTGGCCGCGTATAATGCCGGCTTGGGAAATGTTGAAGAATGGATGGAGGAATACCATTGGAATATGGATTTCTCGGATATCGGCGCGATTCCGTTTGATGAGACAAGAGGTTATGTGGACAGCGTCCTGAAGAATCGCAAGAAATACAAGACATTGTATCCTAAGTGA
- a CDS encoding L,D-transpeptidase — MKCAKLSCTVFFSVFFLVVVMKQQAEMAEVQDNYKILINIPARSLALYEGEERVRLYPVALGKPYTQTPVGYYKIRTKEKNPSWIDPGNPKNVIYSGPTNPLGYRWMQIQGNYGIHGTNKPSSIGKFDSNGCIRLKEEQVEELFDLVKIGTPVEIMYNRVVIDMLKNNMITYYIYPDAYDKQALDVTTVKQWLTGYGIENFESDADILSKIKRSDGKPTYIGKIYPLEVNGAELSHKVVDKNDILYLPVQEIADYLGTSIVWNGEEGTASSAYGTVPVTDRNGTLYIQSEDAEVLFHRYGYLNDTRVYVIGKSKQSPVMAPSSISKESNER, encoded by the coding sequence ATGAAATGTGCAAAGCTGAGTTGCACAGTCTTTTTTTCTGTCTTTTTCTTGGTTGTCGTTATGAAACAGCAAGCGGAGATGGCAGAGGTACAGGACAATTATAAAATCCTTATCAATATTCCCGCACGCTCGCTGGCGCTTTATGAGGGGGAGGAACGGGTCAGGCTCTATCCGGTTGCCTTAGGAAAGCCATATACGCAAACCCCTGTCGGCTATTATAAGATTCGTACGAAGGAAAAAAATCCGTCATGGATAGATCCCGGCAATCCGAAGAATGTGATCTATTCCGGTCCTACTAATCCATTGGGATACCGTTGGATGCAGATACAGGGAAACTATGGCATTCATGGCACGAATAAACCGTCATCCATTGGGAAGTTTGATTCGAACGGCTGTATTCGTTTAAAGGAAGAGCAGGTAGAAGAACTTTTTGATTTGGTCAAAATCGGTACCCCTGTTGAGATTATGTACAATCGTGTAGTCATTGATATGCTTAAAAACAATATGATAACGTATTATATATATCCGGATGCCTATGATAAGCAGGCTTTGGACGTTACAACGGTAAAGCAATGGCTCACCGGATATGGGATAGAAAACTTTGAATCCGATGCAGATATTTTATCGAAGATTAAACGATCCGATGGGAAGCCTACATACATAGGGAAGATATATCCCCTGGAAGTGAATGGGGCAGAGCTTTCGCATAAGGTCGTTGATAAGAATGATATTTTATATCTTCCGGTACAGGAGATTGCAGATTACCTCGGTACGTCGATTGTTTGGAACGGTGAGGAGGGGACTGCCTCCAGCGCCTATGGCACGGTACCTGTGACGGATCGCAATGGGACACTGTACATTCAATCAGAGGATGCGGAAGTATTGTTTCATCGATATGGATACTTAAACGATACCCGGGTCTATGTGATTGGTAAGTCTAAGCAATCTCCCGTGATGGCTCCGTCTTCCATTTCAAAAGAGTCAAATGAAAGATGA
- the ybeY gene encoding rRNA maturation RNase YbeY, which produces MTILTGTEPEELTFDDAVWEPVFAAVQCIENVYEIEATEVSITLTNDAYIHTVNREYRGIDRPTDVISFALQESEEPEITDEGYVTLGDILISVERAEAQASEYGHSLRRELAFLTVHGMLHLLGFDHIEEEDRREMEAAQTEIIEKLGITRD; this is translated from the coding sequence ATGACGATTTTGACCGGTACGGAGCCGGAGGAGCTCACATTTGACGATGCCGTATGGGAGCCTGTTTTCGCAGCCGTGCAGTGCATAGAAAATGTGTATGAGATCGAGGCGACGGAGGTCAGCATTACACTGACAAACGACGCCTATATACACACTGTCAATCGGGAGTACCGGGGCATCGATCGGCCGACGGATGTGATCTCCTTCGCCTTGCAGGAGAGTGAGGAGCCCGAAATCACCGATGAGGGTTATGTGACCTTGGGCGACATTTTGATTTCCGTTGAGCGTGCCGAGGCGCAAGCCTCGGAGTACGGGCACAGTCTGCGAAGAGAGCTCGCCTTTTTGACGGTGCATGGAATGCTGCATCTTCTGGGGTTTGACCATATCGAAGAGGAAGACCGCAGAGAGATGGAGGCGGCGCAGACAGAAATCATCGAGAAATTAGGCATTACGCGAGATTGA